In one Gossypium hirsutum isolate 1008001.06 chromosome D09, Gossypium_hirsutum_v2.1, whole genome shotgun sequence genomic region, the following are encoded:
- the LOC107891310 gene encoding uncharacterized protein, whose product MATCAWFLSLCFTLVFCLCNATRTPPISPSLDGFLTNGNFEQAPKKENLNKTVILGKYSLPGWEIDGTVEFVSGGPQPGGFYFPIPRGAHAVRLGNEASISQNVNVKPGFIYSITFGTTRTCAQDEVLRISVPAQTTDISIQTLYSTDGGDTMAIAFKATAKVVKVTFHNPGVQEDPTCGPLLDAIAIKEMPPPTYTEGNLVKNSGFETGPHTFKNFSTGVLLPPHKQDTISPLPGWIIESLKPVKFIDKKHFSVPSGQFAIEMVAGRESAIAQVIRTVPNKDYTLTFTVGDAKNDCHGSMMVEAFAGKGTLKVPYVSQGKGGFKTSSFRFQAISARTRITFYSAYYHTKLHDFGHMCGPVLDDVKVLPVS is encoded by the exons ATGGCTACTTGTGCTTGGTTCCTCTCCCTTTGCTTTACTCTCGTTTTCTGTCTGTGTAATGCCACTCGTACGCCACCCATTTCCCCATCCCTTGATG GATTTTTGACCAATGGTAACTTCGAGCAAGCACCCAAGAAAGAGAACCTCAACAAAACAGTGATACTGGGGAAATACTCGCTTCCAGGATGGGAAATCGATGGCACGGTGGAGTTCGTGTCAGGGGGACCTCAACCTGGTGGGTTTTACTTCCCCATTCCTCGTGGTGCCCATGCTGTGAGGCTGGGCAACGAGGCGTCCATCTCTCAGAATGTGAATGTCAAGCCTGGCTTCATTTACTCCATCACATTTGGTACCACAAGGACTTGCGCCCAAGATGAGGTGCTCAGGATCTCTGTCCCTGCTCAGACCACTGACATCTCCATTCAGACCCTTTACAGCACGGATGGTGGTGACACCATGGCTATTGCTTTCAAGGCTACCGCTAAAGTAGTCAAGGTCACCTTCCATAACCCTGGGGTTCAAGAAGATCCAACATGTGGACCTCTCTTGGATGCCATTGCCATCAAAGAAATGCCTCCTCCAACTTATACCGAAG GAAACCTAGTGAAAAACAGTGGGTTCGAGACTGGTCCCCATACCTTCAAGAACTTCTCAACAGGGGTCCTCCTGCCTCCGCACAAGCAAGACACCATTTCACCACTCCCAGGGTGGATCATTGAATCCCTAAAACCCGTAAAATTCATCGACAAGAAGCACTTCTCGGTTCCTTCAGGACAGTTCGCCATCGAGATGGTTGCGGGAAGAGAGAGCGCCATTGCCCAAGTCATCAGAACAGTTCCCAACAAAGACTATACCCTCACTTTCACAGTCGGAGATGCCAAGAACGATTGCCATGGATCAATGATGGTCGAAGCCTTTGCTGGTAAGGGAACTCTCAAGGTCCCATATGTTTCTCAAGGAAAGGGTGGATTCAAGACCTCGAGTTTTAGGTTCCAAGCTATCTCTGCTAGAACAAGGATTACTTTTTACAGTGCTTATTACCATACCAAGTTGCATGATTTTGGCCATATGTGTGGGCCTGTCTTGGATGATGTCAAGGTTCTCCCTGTCTCTTAA